A segment of the Ischnura elegans chromosome 13 unlocalized genomic scaffold, ioIscEleg1.1 SUPER_13_unloc_1, whole genome shotgun sequence genome:
CCCaatagcagggttcccactcaaccgtgaaaaccctAAACCGgtgaatgagccgtgaattttgtgtaccgtgaaaaagccgtgaatttcgtcgtgaaaccttaaaaatatctcaaacttgattttagaccTACGGTTGGGAGAGCAAAAGTTAAATTTCGGTCATGTTTCAAGGCCATTCATGCGctgacactgtccacgcatttatctgctcaCGAATATTCtaagcacaatagggtagtttccttcatcaaagaaaacgaaagacattgattgcgattcgttacccaccattaatgtattcatagtacacaaattatttggtttttgaaataccggtttagacgaatggcatgggtcaaattttatcctcatttgaaaaaggccagattggcgcccatgcgatcccactccgcatgacgtcacagggacctagtttctacacgagaggataggagttatacatcgtctgaggttaccaatgcatgcatggggcacagagctcagggaaacatgtcttaataatcacctattaaaactggctaagttcggaaagttttcttcgtttgataaggtattaataaaccttttttaagccaagcgctagcattcagcaaggtactcagctatccgctagcatcctgcgacgtatcagcgctaagcctcgcctcaaggtcacctcaccgggcgggagggggaaccagataTACGaggtacggagatatttcccggcattcatacttgagcgtcgcgttttcgcgcgcttgaaaattttcacttttcatttaatcgcgaaaaatagatatcgtcatttaaaaatctaaaagcgtgaaatacgtactcaaggagaaataatctttcgattaaagcaataaaaaaataataggaaaccaccctattacgggGTCCATGTGCCATGATAACACATCGACCTTAAGCCCGTACCAAaaccggaagactggtaaccaaatcGTTCATTAACCCTGGCCAAAACTCAGACaattcttaatttccctggcaccctgatCCCTCCATGTTCTCGTTCACAACCTTTAGCGGGAGCTGAATTTTGttaactataggtgacgtcaggagagatagcactttcattgttgcGTATGCATTCgcggcatctgtcgcgtttgttaaattattagttaacgtgcggccgatgattgtcaCGCGTTCAATATCTCTACCTAAAATAGTTTGTCCTAaaaccatgaatttgacgacatcgaGACCGTGTAAACCTGGAAAAATCcgcgaattttatattttagtttgagtgggaaccatgcAATAGATAGGAAAACACGCATTTTGAAACTCACGACCACGATGTCAACCGTGAGCCCCAGACGGGGTCGAGGTGTTTGTGTTCGTTGTTCCCAAGTGACGcacatttgcaataaaaaaacgtCGATTACACTATCGTATACTAACCAGGAATGATGAAAAATCGACCCTGTTGTAGAATAGCCACGGCGAACCACGTCTTTTATGCTGTCAGAAGTCACCTTTTCCCTACACGACCAAAAAAACGGAGACCTCTGAGCGGAAAAGAGCTCGTGTGCACATGTCAATGCATCCACGTGATCATCTCATGTCTCCTTTCACAAACGACATCCTGTTATAAGTCGCAAAGGTCCTATTTCTATATATTGGTCACAGGTGGCGGTGCTATGTAGTTTAAAGTACCGGGTCCCCATTTGAGGACCAAGGCAGTTAATGGGTTAAAATTGTGGATGATGGTGAGTAAACGGTATTGAACAAATTCTTCCATTTCGTAAATTTCTAATACTTTAGTGCATTATTTTGTCAATTATGATACAAGGTGATTCACAAGTGTATTAGAACGTATTGGATATATCTGTGAAGGACAACCGGTGACCCAAAGCATATGGATattggataatattttatattcttgattatcgaattagaatattattttcctgttAAATAATTACTCGTTGAAATTTATTTAGAAGGCGcagctaaatattaaaaaaaattacgtaagcttttttatatttaagtaatCCAGAACATAGTGCTGTTAGTAATGCACGCACGTGCTCTATTCAAGACGTCCGAAAGCCGGAGAAGGTCTCCAGCTTTTCTACGGCAGTACTCGAATTCCAAAATGCCAAACTGTCAAATGCCTTGGCATTCTGTTGGACAAGCGACTTACTGGGGCTAGTCATATAAAATTACAAACAGAAAAATCttaaggaatagggtggtttccttatatttttttattgcctgaatcaaaACTCTTcctattattactcctgaagtacgtatttcttttagattctttaattttaatatttatttttcgcgattaaatgaaaagtgaacgtTTTTaagcgcgaaaatgcgacgggtaagtatgaatgccgggaaaaactccgcgtgacatcgttctgcttcccgctgccgcaagtgaggtgacctcggggcgaggctctgagcgctgatacgacccaggatgctagcaggtagctgagtaccatccTAGCTGGTagtacttggcttaaataaggatttttaatacttttttaaatgaagaaaactttccgaccttagccagttttaataggtgattaataagacatgtttccctgagctctgcgcctcatgcatgcattggtaacctcagacgatgtgaaactcctaccctctcgtgtagaaactcggtccctgtgacgtcacgcggagtggcatcgcatgggcggccttttttcaaatgaggataaaattgaccattaacattcgtctaaaccggtacttctaaaaccaaataatgtgtgtattatgaacacactaatggcgggaaacgaatcacaatcaattcctttcgtttccttcgatggaggaaactaccctattgttggaaGCTTTTTTACCGACAAAGAGACTTTTCATAAGTGTAACGTTTTTGTTATCTTCTCTTGAATCTATTCATGAATATAGTTATTAAACTTCTaaagaaaatatactttaaaactTGTGAGCAAAAACAACATAAACTAGCCGTCATGACTATTAAATTCCCATTCAACTACCACTCACTGAGCCACTGCCATTAACTGCACAAGTgaggatcttgagttctgccatatccccttcctccggtctctttctttttctttctcaggCGCCTCCTTTTTTGCctgcgtccttttcttctttttgccGATCTTGAGtcctgccgtatctcttcctccggtctctcaatacacatCTACCTAAGCTTTTCTCCCTATCGTTGTTTCTATGACAGggctatctcttccttctctccatacatgactctcccgttcttcttcccattgTCTATGTCGACTCTCCTGTTCTTCTATAACAATTAAATTCGAGTTTAATTTGAGTTGCGTCGGAGAATGTTCAcgtgacaatagggtggtttcctattattttttattgcctatatcggaagattattactcctggagtacgtatttcacgcttttagatttttaaatgacgatatctatttttcacgattaaatgaaaagtgaaaattttcaagcgcgcgaaaacgcgacgggtaaggaaatctctccgtgtgacgtatttctagttccccctcccgccttgcgaggtgaccttgatcgaggctctgagcactgataggacgcaggatgctagcgggtagctgagtacattgctggctggtagtgcttggcttaaaaaaggtttattaataccttatcaaacgaagaaaactttccgaccttagccagttttaataggtgattattgagacatgtttccctgagctctgtgcctcatgcatgcattggtaatctcagacgatgtataactcctatcttctcctatagaaactaggtccttgtgacgtcacgtggagtggcatcgcatgggcgccaatctggcccttttcaaatgaggataaaaatggaccattgccattcgtctaaaccggtatttctaaaacgaaataatttgtatattatgaatacagtaatggtgggtaacaaatcgcaatcaatgcctttcggtttctttgatgagggaaactaccctattgatgggaggcgaacaatgaggcaagtgatggtGGACGGAGATTGTTGTGGACGGAAAGGGttggattgtaatagtcatggtgTGCGGATGTGctttttgctcccgagttttaaattataaaacttgtttataaagtgtaattaaattatttgttaagttagaagtggaaaaataaaaaaaaacgttacagtAAGtgatgtaaaggccgttttacacggtacgcggaattgcgtaggttagagctgcattaatttctaaaatggcgtggaattgcgcgaatgcatgaacgaaattagaacaggggttatattgccgcctcgcatccacgcattctcgcatgtgttttagcaattcaccgctttacacgactcaattttgatttcgccttcacacgtacgtcagactgcgcaattccgtgtaccgtgtaaaactgccttaaagaaagaagatgaaacgtattttatttgaaagtagacccTTGGGTAGGTATACTTTTGAATGGTTTAGTCcttatacgcccgggtttgagagaaaaagtatttaaaactttaaaaatacggtcacaatgaatttaattaaataatatcaatCAGTGTTTCAATGACTGTTTGGTCTAGTGGTAGCGTATTGCACTTTTGTTATGAAAGACCAGGGTACAAGACTCGGAGAGAGTACACTTTTTTCCAGTGCGCCACCGTCtccattttttttgtaatctgATCCATGTTCTTCAGATTTGTTAAATACAgacgttttaattttttgtttgactGCTTATTTGAGAATAAGCCCCATTTATGTCATTAGCGAACCCTttcttcgaattattctttccgtcgCCAAGATTCCTCCAAGCAGGAGTTATAAAGCTGGTGCAtggcatcgaagtgaagggaacttatttccaaagcaaaatatttttgaaatactgTCTTTGAAGGGTTTCCCAACTTCCATATGGGAGAAATATGTCAAATCAGCGTGAACAAATGGGTATACCATTGCTTTGTGGAAGCCGGCAACAGGAATGAGCCGGTGGTGACCCagaatttacaagaaaatactaTTTCTGCGTGATTTCAGTGCCAAAGTGCACATCCGTATGCCAACCGTGTGATGTGTATTTTTACAGGCGAGTAAAGCAGCTTCTCTCATGAATCCAGAAATATGccttcctccttcaagggaaaatAAATTGGCAAATGTTTGGAGGGGGAAAAGAAATGGAGTAGGTTAGAGATGATAGTCCAGCGGATGCTTTGGGAAACGGACACGCCTCTTAGGGCGGCCACCGGGCAACGTATATTCTGCCCCTGGAGCTGCGGGTGTAGGAGTTGGCCCATCAGCTGTGGGGATGCTGGTAGATGGCAACACCTGGGTTGATGGCTGCCTCTTGGTGGTCGGAATGAGGATTTCACTCCTCTCCTCAGGGATGATTGGCTCCTCGGAGATGCTGTATGCCGGTCTCAGTCTTGCAATTGCAATGTGTACATCGCGGTTTGGCAAACGAACTTTAATGATTTTACTATCCCGCTGCTGGACCTTGTATGGGCCTTTGTAAGGGGACTGGAGGGCACAAAGACTTGCATCATGGCGCACAAAAACGTGGGATGCCGATGGCAGGTTCTTAAAAATGAAAGCATGCCGTGTGCCATGGCGTGCTGCTGGTCGAGGACTCGGGCCTCGAAAGTGTTCCCGGAGCTGGGAGGTGAAATAGGTGGGGTTGGGGCCACTTGTGGGGGAGAGGAATTCTCCTGGAAGACGTAGTGGCACGCCATATACGAGCTCCGCTGGGGTGGCTTGAAGATCCTCCTTCAGCGCAGATCGGAAACCCAAGAGGATTGCTGGCAGTACATCCACCCACTGCTGCGTGTCGTGGCAGCGGATGGCAGATTTTAGTTGGCGGTGGAAGCGCTCCACCATCCCGTTTGCTGCTGGATGATAAGCGGATGTCCTCAAGTGGACTGCACCGGCTATATCGGAGAGTTGGCAGAAAAGGGCACTCTCAAATTGTCTGCCTTGGTCCGTGGTGATTCGCTGAGGCA
Coding sequences within it:
- the LOC124172105 gene encoding uncharacterized protein LOC124172105 gives rise to the protein MPQRITTDQGRQFESALFCQLSDIAGAVHLRTSAYHPAANGMVERFHRQLKSAIRCHDTQQWVDVLPAILLGFRSALKEDLQATPAELVYGVPLRLPGEFLSPTSGPNPTYFTSQLREHFRGPSPRPAARHGTRHAFIFKNLPSASHVFVRHDASLCALQSPYKGPYKVQQRDSKIIKVRLPNRDVHIAIARLRPAYSISEEPIIPEERSEILIPTTKRQPSTQVLPSTSIPTADGPTPTPAAPGAEYTLPGGRPKRRVRFPKHPLDYHL